Below is a genomic region from Cotesia glomerata isolate CgM1 linkage group LG5, MPM_Cglom_v2.3, whole genome shotgun sequence.
CGCAAGTTTAGTAAAATGTGCTCAGTGTGATGGTTCAATCGAGTTCAAGAGCTGTAAAAAAGAAGGACTTGGCTTCCAAATCCAAGTCAAATGTACAAATTGTGATCCACGCTTTATACCGTCGAGTGAGAAAACTGATCATCGCTATGAAATCAACACTCGTTTTGCCTTTGTAATGCGTACATTAGGTTTGGGTTTAGCAGgctgcaataaattttgcggGCTCATGGACATAGCAAGTAGTTTTCTATCAAAACAATCTTATTTGGATCTCATGAAATCTATTTGCTGCAGCATCGAAACGACTGCTGAGAAATTTCTTGTCTCCGCCGCAGACGAAGAAAAACAGCTAACACGTGCAAATTCGGAGTCAGACACTTTGACTGTTTCTGGTAAATTTGCATCTTATGTAGCTGCATGCACATTCAATGAAGGTGCTGGTGCTCTTCTAACTTTTCTGTCTGACATGGACGGCAGTGTCGGCCCAAGCGCTCACGAGTATGCATCATCTACGGACAGCAATCGCATTGATAGGGCCGAGTTCCAAGCTGTGCAGCAGAGCAAAGAAGCCAGAATAAAAcgaagacttaaaaaaaaacaggctGAAAACATCGACAATGCTGAAGGATGTGTGCTGTATGGAGCTGGAATTGATGATTCTgtgtaagtttaaaaaaaaattttttttcttcacttttTTGCTTcataaactttaaacgcgtttttctcaaaactacttTTTCAAAGTCCGTGTTCACTGCCATTTGAAAACTACTCGACCGATTCATTTCAAACTTTGTACAcattttattcatataaaatacCTCCCCCCTAcgtttagtaaaaattttttttttaacactaagGGTGTTTCCCACCCACAAAATGGCGGAAACTTTAGTCGAAAATAACGGTTCACACTTTAGATGGccgccaaaaatttttaaattaaaaaaaaataatcagagaACGTTGGGGGgaagatttgtttataatttaactaaatttttatggtttttcatttTCAGATAATTTCCGGCCGAGTTACAGTGAACACcgcaaattgttttttttttcaagacgtTCTGGGGGAAGCTCTGTCACGGGCTAatggtttaatatttttgcatgaaaaattaacagcACATAGTCAAAACTATGCTCAATAATGTATAGAAGGTTTGAATAAAACTGCTCAATCGAtatttgagataaaaaattacaaaaaaagtgttttttttacgCTGAAACCCTTACCCCTCCCTTAAAGTCGCATAAACTACTAAGGTCATGAGTGACTACGGTAGGGGGTAAACTTTTGAGATTGgaactcgttttattttttgggctgagcagaataatacacttaaatattgtaacggggtggttagccctgtccaattggtTACCCCTTTTctctttgaaaagggcgccactgggattttttactcggtgtcccagaaaccggggagcatgagaaggaaagatcgggtcgtgagaagttgagaaaggctgtAAAAGTAatgctgagaaacaattattaacaattaacaattcaattatttatttaatataaacaatttaactctaacaaaatttcttaaaatattgcccttaaaattaacctatcaaTCACTAAATTTGAgaacctctcacctacgcaggcacttgccaaaacttacaactaaatatcattaaattcttttaaacatagatcattacgcatctatcttcttaatttcttaactcaacatagaccattacgcatctatcttcttaatttcctaattcacTTTTAGACCATTACGGatctatcttcaatttcttaactcaacatagaccattacgcatctatcttcaatttctaattcaatcatagaccattacgcatctagattcttaatttcttaatttaatcatagaccattacgcatctagattcttaatttcttaaaccctcgtccaactgacggaataacaaacaacatattttacccaataaaaacttcttaattattcaattatctgaactaatttcacataaacaacCTCGTCTACCTGACGGAATACCATATAATACCATAATTACCTAACTTCCATATAAAATCGTCCACCGACGCTAACTTCATTCTATAGAGTTCTCTACTTTATTCATACatcttaattaccaataaaactgaatctcaaaactttgcattttccaaaattaccaaaattacgcctaacaattacttaacacgaaattccgaccttcgattttaattcttaatcctccttaaataaattctaagcgatatttcttaattaaattctgtctCGAAAATtcctaactaaaattaatttattatagccaacaggcctataataaattactaataaattctttaccaataaattaacaatttatccattaaatataaaagttcagcGACAAAGCTAACTACTTGACCTTGACAATATAAACTAAAGTACGAattctttaatataaaaatgaccgcttgagaaattaaatttaattatttcagcctcttaattaaatcaataatcaaatctAGTCTACAATAATCGAAAATACCTGgagactcaattattgttttattcaacGACGACTGATACTCCGATACAACTTGGCGGGCTTAGCTGCTTGGCGTCTTGTCGTCTTGAACCAGGGTGCGGCAGGGTTGTCCAATTCTAAAAATGCCCTGATAACTTCCTCTGCTCTTTATTCTCGACGTCCAAATTTGCACTCTATTGACTTAAACTGATCTcaacaaggtcactgattcacaaggacaaaaggccactggcttccagaagggGAAAAGCCTCCATGTCCCTCCTGTCGgctcttttataaccctcCAACTCCGGCTCTcgaactttcctattgttATGCCCCGCTTTATTTTACGGGGACTGTAGTGGGGACTCTcgattagcacgcccggtgacaagtcgaaactacttgtcaaaaatcgaaaggtaagggaaagccctgacctaccgtgcgttaattaagtggtcgataatgaccccgggaagttcgatttCCCCTGTtacaatattgaaaatattcattggtgtacgccggattcgaacccggtccaatgctttggtaagcaagggccggatccaatagggctactgcgcgcctcttttactaattttattagtcataatattgatcataataataataaaatttgtttaataattatatctttaattataattaatcgaagCTGTAACATAGTCTGACGTTCGACGGTACGGTATTCTGACAGCGCTTGGCGCTCGGTGCgctgtgataaataaatttatattgtttaaacaaatcgcgagcagtgaaatttttttctgaaatcttaaactttaataaataacgcatgtaaccgataaaaaaaacttcattttttcaccgagaagtcagtgaaattttcatttgttaacttaaaagttaattaacaatatgataataaacaaataatttttagttattaatattttattaaaatacaattattttaaaaacaaatccttGAGTCccattaatttaactttaacagttgatttacaatccatttcttaattaaaagtacccaaaattttcattgtaaaaaaaattattgttaaaatcgaaatttttaaaaatcgtttcggggatcattttatcttggtatatacttataaaaaaaatacatgaacttaattttcataatcaaGTGGAAAATAGGGGGTCCAGTTGACGTGATTTTGCTCAATattacattaccgatataatttttgaaatatttaatgtcaaattttatgtttgtaactcgtttatcgtcaaccatttattcgaataaagatttgacaacatcgcgtcaacagctaagaaaaaagaaaaagatagaaatatagttacagagagagaaatgtttaactcacacactcatccacgtctcagTTATAAgtataatcaagcgcgctattgccaaatctgtttatttattccggcaagtaataaatacaaaagtcattttattactttactttatcaaataagtaaaaatcatcaattattaaattgtttaagttattataaattaaaataaagaattttgaagaatattaggaagactaaaattaaaaaaaattttaacattattttgactcattacttacgcttcacagcattattaaaacttattaccttatattacattatttattattttattattatacgcacatcaagtacgttccaaagttgtttcttttaatttttaaatttacaacaaaattttttttaatttccgaaaatcatatacaaccatatcggttacttggattttttaattttttatcttatatctttttgtaaagaaataaaatttttttttcttaatagtcttatgaacgtgggcttggcgcgattttttttacagtgataCTGTTTTTTGCTCGGATTTTATTTACGAGTAGCTATTAACaatcgtttttatttattctcgtattttttttaatattttacataaaCGACCATTTTGTAAACTTGAATACTccttagttattattattatgtataaaaaaactcaacagaatttcttgaaatattctctgatcatataaaaaattaataaattttgcggtAATAACCGCATGATTTTGTTGCTAAAGAACAATCAgcttttttgaaacaaaaacaaaacaatCGTTGCAAGATCATGAGTTAATAGCCATTTGCGATTTTGCAGAAAATTATGCTTTTGTGAGACAAGATGTAGTGCCAGGGTTTCATTGGAACAATATCAAGCAACGATTTTTTCTGTTGTAATCTATTTCAAACATAACGGCGAACTTATTTACCGAAGTTTAGTCATCANNNNNNNNNNNNNNNNNNNNNNNNNNNNNNNNNNNNNNNNNNNNNNNNNNNNNNNNNNNNNNNNNNNNNNNNNNNNNNNNNNNNNNNNNNNNNNNNNNNNcagtaatattcgctaggtaaatgtctaaaatgttaaagtataataattaagaattcagactttaatatttatcatttcgtacctaaaaaatgatgttatgatatgtaaaaagtataaaataaagttagtaaatttttaatacaagcaacgtcaatatttacaaagtaaaatggtaaattttaaacgcaacgctaaaagtcaaactgtaattattgacttgcttagactggtaaaatgtatattttaaaagtataatttttactgtttgaaatgttaaattctcccagagtgagaccccttTCTCTTTGATCTAAGTTCTCTTTCTcttcataatatggactatttattgaaatggcattttttactgtttgaaactgtaatttttaaagatgaaagagtcgttatttactatagtaaaaactactaatcacttattttggatattaaattataaactgtggcttttatactttctacattaagttctgtaatatttacatttttgccaccccgatgtccgctttactgtttgaaattataaaaactaaccggaatccgagtgaatattacagtttaattttttccgtgtacataCGGCCATCACCGCGAAAACATTCGGAGGGCTTTCTagaacctcaaaacgtcaacatccgttgaaaacttgattttcgaaaaacggggtaaaatcaataacctcccaacttttgaaaattttcaatattcttagccgaaagttaaaaaaatttgcggaggGGGGAGGGTCCAGCATTAATGCGAGCGAGTGTATATgcaatttttcttgattaatttataacgAACAACAAATTTTAGTTGAGATAAAATGTTATCAATATTAACCAgggaatcatttattaaaatacatttattgatatattttaaatttaaactaataaacaaATCTTGTGTGACAATAAACAGCCCACCAATCCACGAGGTGTCGTCGTTATAACGCATCTAGTAACCTTGCTGAGTATTGGTAAATGGCACCGTGTAAAAAGGCCTATTACCAAAACCTGGTTTgagtagttaaattttttaacgccaGGTGGCAAGTACGTCACCGCCATGAGAATAAATAACCTGATTTGAGTAGTACTGCTTTCAACCACGAGGTGGTGTCTTGAAATTTACATTTACCAATAACACTACTTTTGAATGAGACGATAAAATCGCGCGATTTTGTATTGGCTGCACTGATGTTTTAAACATCtagtgataattttaattcatcctgtgaattaaaattatcaatattgataattttaattccaagtttgaattaaaattatcaatattgataattttaatttcaagtttgaattaaaattatcaatattgataatttttattcagacttcgaattaaaattatcaatattgataattttaattcgaatttggaattaaaattatcaatattgataattttaattcgaatttggaattaaaattatcaatattgataattttaattcagacTTCGAAttgaaattatcaatattgataattttaattgctaaCTTACGGATCGACTAAATTattatgtaatattttttgatagtttaaataaaattcaattgatttcCATAATTTACTATTCTGTTGTTTTGCTTACATAAATTTCTAATgatcaagtattttttccgTCATCGCACTAAttattgtgaaatttttaatttataaatttctggagcccttatcaataaaaattattaatataattgaaaGCATTTGAACTAAAAACATTACTGCAAAAAATAACTGTACAAGTTATTTATAACATAAATCATAATTCTGGtatgtaattatttagatagagaattattgaataataatattaaaatgctCCATATACATGTAAACATAATCTCAAAATTCATAACTATCATTATCAACGaaatatcaattaatcaattaaaatttaaatgataaaaaattacatgaaaatagGATATTTTGTCATCCAATAGTGATTTTTTTGAGACTTTAATGATCaaagttactttttttgatacaatataaaattgaaacctaagtttaataaatttatatcatattcaatgatgattaatatttgtatataatatttttagggactgaattaattttatcagctTAGTGAAAATTTAGCTTCAATAAAatccagaaaatttttcatagaacatatttagtattaaataataaaaatgcgtTTGTTTTCTTATACCATAATTTCTAagatgactaaaaatttttatctatactCAACAACGTAAGCAAAATTTACTATCATATGTATGACATCGGAAAATATGCATACAgctaaaaattccaaataaaaattgatttctgCCTAACAaacatgtcaaaaaaattgtaaaaaataatatcttaaaaaatgaaaaatgctCCAAAACCCTATGTTTCTATATGCTGATGGAATTAACATTATCaaaagtgaaataaaaatagattccaaaaaaataatctcaaatgaaaattatgtcaaacataatttaaaaacagtaaaaatattaattataatttaaaccttAGGTAGAAAATCTTAAgctttaaaaagtaaaacggCGTTCCATATAAGTAGGTTAATTTTACGATTTTATGGAACATAGAATTTCGTCAGTTTATAGTTGAATACATTAAATAAGCCCagttttagaattaaaattttttaactttatgctctcaataaaattttcaaagtttcacTTTGACTTTGAATGAGAAAaactaaagtttaaaaatttggttaaaaTATTATGTTAGTAGCaatactcttttttttttttacaaggaaaaaagtaaactgtaataaataataaggtaaaagccccaattattgacactataagagaaaaagttatgatttcattttttttaagcaatcaaatgtcaatatcgttgaattttatttgtggTAATAATgtctcaattaatatttttactaatcaatttttttttaaatgataatcagtgatatttactaattaattttaaataattaaatagattatcctgatacaccaattattgacaggttaaaaaactgattgatctaattaatGACATACCTTAGCCCtaattaatgacatttatACTGAGCATGTGTCAAATTATcggcttatttttatttatcgaaacttattattaagtaatcaatattattaaagtttattaataataatttccataaatgattaaCTACTattgaaaatgtaaaaattaatttaaaaataattcatttaatcagaagagttcaaactcttacagcaaattttttaggttaaagtaaaaaaaaggcgtcatataacgctgtcgactggctgtcaatatgagattcaacttaaaaattatgaactagttattgacacccattattaaaatattgtaaaggatacaattaatttcgattatttattttgataaatttctcatatattgttaattaaaaaaaaaaaaagatcattataattagacgaagaaattaatttaaactcggaattaaaaaaaaatgcttttctaaccaaagttgttaagaaaatagacgctcgtaaaCTAGTTCGATGAACTGGTactgactttattttttttttaataattaatatttaatattttgaactgacagtaatttttttcaattttttgattaattagaattaaatgaaaatttatatgatagttattcttattacagataattaaatatatttaaaaataattgagggtgtcaatatttagacccctgtcaataattagggCTTTTACtttagtcaatttataataagtaatgatcaaatgaaaaaaattatcatttcaaacagtaaaatcgtgattttaataatcactttataatatttatcatttaaatgctatagaatttattatttacgtggcgaaaatactatttcaaacagtaatattcgctatgtgaatgtcgaaaatgttaaagtataataattaaaaatttagactttgatatttatcatttcgtacttaaaaaatgatcgcattATGTGTGAGACTCCTTCTTCTTTTCATTTGTGAAGCTAATGCTCGCCCGAGTCaaagttaaaaaactaatttcagCCTCCAAATTCTACTCGAGGGCAGGGAGGCTGAAATCAGTTTTTTAGATCTATACAGTTGGTTAATGAAACATCCGACATTAGAATTTCTCCAACGTTTGTATAGCGTTGCGGTTAGGTTGTGGTCTCGCGTGCGTCAGGTGTAgtgttcgaatctcggttagagCGATAgatgttattataaaattatttataaggcaaGCGTTAAACTTAATTAAGGTGAATGAATGTAAATATGATGTGAAACTTTACCCCCCTCCCTCCACCTCCTTTAAAAAActcggaaaaaaaaagtaaaaatcaaaataaaaaagaataattataaaagacaacaaaaaataaaataaagaaaaacatttttatcaaatgttttttttattgctaatttttttgttaattcacatagcgaattttataaattatgagaattataaataataatcaataaataaaaaaattattttttaattttaaattttttccgctTTCGGCAGCCATTTAGATTTGAATTCCTTCTCCTTACCCTTCTTTCCTCTCACTTATTTCATATGAACCAATGAGGATCTTCTTCTCGATCGAATTGTAGGATTTGGAGGGTCATTTTCGGGTTCTGTAATACTAATTTCAATCTAAACTTGGTAAAAGCGGACAAAAATACCAAGTTTAGGCTGAAATTAAGGTTTCGCTGTACAGCTTgggttaatttaaaaaactgatttcaGCCTCCTTATCCTCGAGTAGAATTTGGAGGCTGaaattagattttaattttgactcgggATAACTAAAATCCGATCAGCACATCTGATGCACGCGAGACTATGACCCAACCGCAACACTATACAAACGTTGGAGAAACTTATTTGTTAAGAGTTTCATCAAACACATGTATTACTGGTTATCTTAACTGTGTTAGTGTCTCGTGCCGAGTATAcgtttaaaatatgaaatatatattttcgtttatatttttttaaatttattctaaagacaattgaatttttaaatgtttttttaacgTTAGCTTATCGAGATTGGGTGTCCGCTCATAAAATCCCAGTAAATAATATCCCAGTAAACAATATCCCAGTAAATATATCACATCAAAAAGATATCCCACGACAAAATATCCCAAAACAAAAATCTCCCATGGCAGAATTATCCCTTTAccaaaaatatctaaaatcgAATAAACGGTTTAATATCGAATAAACACACTGTTGCGTAAATACCAAATGTTCGCGCCAGAACACTTAGTAAATCTGCACTCTACTGCATCAGTGGTGCTGCAATTGACGCGCACCCTGATAGTCAACTCCCCAAGGCAAATAGACGGTTACCCGCCAACCGGCATAATTACTCTACACGCGGTGGCCAGCTACACGTGCTCAGTatacataaattaattcagtgCATCATTGTGCAATACAACTCAACAACTTATCCAGAATAATTTTCCATCATCGGAAATTCAGGTACCAACTTCTTgtcttttataataattggttaataataaatggtggttaataataataattaaaaacgtaACCTCTCGATTGTTGTTATGCCGGTATCTCGGGATCATGCTTTACAtactatataaattattttacattttggTCCCTCGAGCCGGATCAGGTGTTGAAAATCGCGTAAAATAGTCACAGACTCACAATCAGTATCGTTTTGTGttcaatttctaatacaataaataatattcagaTTCATTAACCATGGGTGACGATAAGGACTCGTCAACAACTCCTCCAGCGGATGCTCCCAAAGAGGAACCTCCAAGTCATTCAGGGACGCCGATCATCCAGATCGGTCATCAGGATCCAAGCTCCCACCTGTGGCTCCTAGTGATAGCGCCATTGGTCACATCAGCGACTCCGACGCCACTGATGCCGAGAATCCCAAGGACTCACTGCTCAACCCGCAAGATCCAAAGAAACGTGGACGCAAGCGCTTAACCAAGGCGTGTGAACTCGATCTCAAGGTCAGTGGACAATTGTCGAGATTGAAGCTCATCTCTGACATTGAGGCGACTGCTTCATTACTCACAGATGCTGAAAGCCTGTCGTCACTCAAGGCTCGCATGGGAATTCTCGTCCAAGAATGGCAACAATTTTCATTGATCCATGATCATCTAGCTTCCAATGCCACTGAAGAGTTCATCAAGCATCCATACATCAAGGACGGCACCTTTGATGTAACATACAGATCGTACATTGGGGCTCGCACAGTCTTAAGCACTCTTATTCATCAACTAGATGTTCCAGTTCAACAAGTTGCACCACGCGTTCCTCATCGTGTGGCCTTGCCTCCACTGAACATCAATCACTTCTCTGGTGATTACGCCAAGTGGCCAGAATTTAGGGACATGTTCACCTCAATTGTCACAGAAGTAGTGGCTCAAATAATCGCCAGCACCCCAATGTGCAATGAAAACTTTGCAAGCGCATGGAGTGCAATTCAGAAGAGGTACGATGTTCCTCGTCTACTCGTCTCAGCACAATTggacaaattattaaatttaccaaCTTTGACCTCGAAGTCGGCCAAGCAGCTCTACTCAATTATCGACCAGACCCATGAAGCGATCAGTGCACTCGTCGCTCAACAAGTCAATCTCTGTGTTGGAGATTGCTATCTGCTAACTCGACTTATCATCTCGAAATTGGATCGGTCAACCCGAGAAGCATGGGAATTGTCACTGGGATTATCAGTGGAGTTCCCATCTCTCTCACAGCTTCGTCAATTCTTGACTGAACGCGCTCGAGCTCAAGAACGGTACGAGGAGAGCACCAACAAGCCTGGCGATCAACAGAGGTCAAGTCACTCCAGCTCAAGATCCACCGCCAAGGCCATCAAGGGCACAGCACACGCCCACATGGCTACTTCAAGCACTCAAGGCTCAACGGTGAGTCCAGCGCCTCAGGTAGAAGGGAAAAGGACTCCAGTGGCTCAATACCCATGTGACCTGTGCAAGGGAGACCATTACGTGGTCAGGTGTGATCAATTCGGCAGGATGACACCACAAGAGCGGATCCAAGTGGTGGATCAATTCAGACTGTGTCCAAACTGCCTTGGACACCACCGAGTCGAAACATGCAAGTCTCGGTTCAGATGTAAAGTCTGTCAAGGCAATCATCATTCGATGATTCACCCAGATGGATCAATCACATCAACTTCAACCACTTCGGCTCAACAACAATAAAATACTGTGCTTCCGCACAACAATCATCAAGCTCCAGGATCAACATACTCGTTCAACACCGTTGCCCAACTTCAAGATCACCGTACTCAAGATTCAACAGATCCAGATCATCATTCATCAGTTCCAGACTCATCAACTGGTTGTGCTCCAGCTCAACATGCTGCAACGTTACTCGCAACGTGCCAGGTCAATGTCGTGACTAAGCTAAGTACTCATCCAATTCGCATATTACTAGATTCCGGTTCTGAAATC
It encodes:
- the LOC123266364 gene encoding uncharacterized protein LOC123266364, producing the protein MPRVSKISREDRQSGRIYLCRSKKRSNPNKKIKDEATTKSASAKKIKLNTSASVPEDVEKHFRIIDFLLVFSTIASLVKCAQCDGSIEFKSCKKEGLGFQIQVKCTNCDPRFIPSSEKTDHRYEINTRFAFVMRTLGLGLAGCNKFCGLMDIASSFLSKQSYLDLMKSICCSIETTAEKFLVSAADEEKQLTRANSESDTLTVSGKFASYVAACTFNEGAGALLTFLSDMDGSVGPSAHEYASSTDSNRIDRAEFQAVQQSKEARIKRRLKKKQAENIDNAEGCVLYGAGIDDSV